One Cheilinus undulatus linkage group 22, ASM1832078v1, whole genome shotgun sequence DNA window includes the following coding sequences:
- the gal3st3 gene encoding galactose-3-O-sulfotransferase 3 → MSQKKIFLICVAISTVSLLLHHGGHLSWTMEAFHLSCPGLRSLPLWGLKPKHTNVAFLKTHKTASSTMQNLLFRFAERNNVTVALPVQACSHQFCYPRSFTSHFVHPHTIPPNIITSHMRFNKAELQRLMPNDTIYITILREPGSMFESLFSYYNQYCQSFKRVPNGSLEAFLEEPWRYYRPDEKDSMYARNTVTFDLGGDKDRPATDVTYAKTFLAEVDRVFSLVMIAEYFDESLVLLRHLLNWDLDDILYVKLNMRTISSKRSLTPSLSAKIRAWNSIDARLYDHFNASLWRQLSALGHACVAREVRLLRQAQERLMRSCFGGRMPLLRSAEQIKNKDLRPWKPSGKVDIVGYDLPVNLSRGFSSQAQDLCLKLVMPEVQYTRVLLRSQLLRYRRSYQLRPPQQARSPQQPIRTVLLRHPQGQRNQPPQAAPAAPGPASGTRSTSTTKPAEGLQDRTTKLGPKPAQTEAS, encoded by the exons ATGTCGCAGAAGAAGATTTTCCTGATCTGTGTGGCCATCAGTACTGTCAGTCTCCTGCTGCACCATGGGGGCCACTTAAGCTG GACCATGGAGGCCTTCCACCTCAGCTGTCCTGGCCTCCGTTCCCTCCCTCTCTGGGGCCTGAAACCTAAGCACACCAATGTGGCCTTCCTCAAGACCCACAAAACAGCCAGCTCCACCATGCAGAACCTGCTTTTCCGCTTCGCAGAGCGCAACAATGTCACAGTGGCGTTGCCCGTGCAGGCCTGCAGCCATCAATTCTGCTACCCGCGCTCCTTCACTTCTCACTTTGTCCACCCGCATACGATACCACCAAACATCATCACCAGCCACATGCGCTTCAATAAGGCGGAGCTACAGCGCCTTATGCCCAATGATACAATCTATATTACAATCCTGAGAGAGCCTGGATCCATGTTTGAGTCCTTGTTCAGTTACTACAACCAGTACTGCCAGAGCTTTAAAAGAGTCCCCAATGGCTCCCTGGAGGCTTTCTTAGAGGAACCCTGGCGCTACTACAGACCAGATGAGAAAGACTCTATGTATGCACGCAACACAGTGACTTTTGACCTCGGCGGCGATAAGGATCGACCAGCAACAGATGTGACATATGCTAAGACCTTTCTGGCCGAAGTGGATCGAGTTTTCTCACTGGTGATGATAGCTGAGTACTTTGATGAGTCTCTGGTTCTCCTTCGCCATCTCTTAAATTGGGACTTAGACGACATTTTATATGTTAAGCTAAACATGCGGACGATCAGCTCAAAGCGAAGCCTTACGCCGAGCCTTTCTGCAAAGATCCGTGCCTGGAATTCCATAGATGCACGTCTCTATGACCACTTCAATGCCTCGTTGTGGCGCCAGTTGTCCGCTTTGGGTCACGCCTGTGTGGCAAGGGAGGTACGACTCCTTCGGCAAGCCCAGGAGAGACTAATGAGAAGCTGCTTTGGCGGGCGGATGCCGCTTCTACGCTCAGCCGAGCAGATCAAAAACAAAGATCTCCGCCCCTGGAAGCCAAGTGGGAAAGTTGACATTGTGGGATATGACCTCCCTGTAAATCTCAGTCGTGGTTTCTCAAGCCAAGCACAAGATCTGTGCCTCAAGCTAGTCATGCCAGAGGTCCAGTACACGAGAGTTCTCCTACGTTCTCAATTACTACGTTACCGTCGAAGCTACCAGCTACGGCCGCCACAGCAGGCACGTTCCCCCCAGCAGCCTATACGCACAGTCCTGCTGCGGCACCCTCAAGGTCAGCGCAACCAACCGCCCCAAGCAGCCCCAGCAGCCCCGGGCCCTGCATCAGGAACCCGGTCCACCTCCACCACAAAGCCTGCTGAAGGTTTGCAAGATCGGACCACGAAACTAGGGCCTAAACCTGCACAAACCGAAGCCTCTTAG